In Halobacteriovorax marinus SJ, the following proteins share a genomic window:
- a CDS encoding ABC transporter ATP-binding protein — protein MSENILSIKNLTIEFKSEDETVRAVKSLNLDIPKGKTVGLVGESGSGKSVTSLAIMGLIPNPPGKISEGQILFHGEDLTKMSQDQMRKIRGNKIAMIFQEPMTSLNPVYTVGNQIDEVLMLHQDKSAKEARKRTIELLDEVGIPSPSESVNKYPHQMSGGQKQRVMIAMAMACEPELLICDEPTTALDVTIQKQVLELMFDLQRKHGMSMLFITHDLAVIADIADEVAVMFRGDLVEKNTTKKLFENPEHPYTKGLLACRPSLVENTKRLLTVEDFVGGVAADEKNLEPLKKEIKVAREIDENENPVILEIKGFKKYFPIKGGLFGRTVDHFKAVDDVNIKVRKGRTLGLVGESGCGKTTLGRSILRLIEPTEGEVFYHGQDITKITPEEMRILRRKMQIIFQDPYSSLNPRMTIGDIITEPMVIHNIGNSKKERYQVAADLLEKVGLKGDHLNRYPHEFSGGQRQRICIARALGLKPEFIICDESVSALDVSVQAQVLNLLQDLQDEFDLTYIFISHDLSVVKYISDEICVMNKGKIVEYATSDEIYKNPKDPYTQKLLGAIPKGIPKELLQDQQ, from the coding sequence ATGTCTGAAAACATTTTAAGTATTAAAAACCTAACAATTGAATTTAAATCAGAAGACGAAACTGTTCGCGCAGTAAAAAGTCTAAACCTCGATATCCCTAAAGGTAAAACTGTTGGACTCGTTGGTGAATCTGGTTCAGGAAAGTCTGTTACATCTCTTGCGATCATGGGACTTATTCCTAACCCTCCAGGGAAAATATCAGAAGGACAAATTCTCTTTCATGGTGAAGACTTAACTAAGATGAGCCAAGATCAAATGAGAAAAATCAGAGGTAATAAAATCGCAATGATTTTCCAAGAGCCGATGACTTCTCTAAATCCAGTTTATACAGTTGGTAATCAAATTGATGAAGTTCTTATGCTTCACCAAGATAAATCCGCAAAAGAAGCGAGAAAGAGAACGATTGAACTATTAGATGAAGTTGGTATTCCTTCTCCATCTGAGTCAGTTAATAAGTACCCTCACCAAATGTCTGGTGGTCAAAAACAAAGAGTTATGATTGCCATGGCCATGGCCTGTGAGCCAGAGCTCTTAATTTGTGACGAGCCGACAACTGCACTTGACGTTACAATTCAGAAGCAAGTTCTTGAGCTTATGTTTGACCTTCAAAGAAAACATGGAATGTCGATGCTCTTCATTACTCACGACTTAGCAGTTATTGCTGATATCGCTGATGAAGTTGCCGTTATGTTCCGTGGTGACCTAGTTGAGAAAAATACAACAAAGAAATTATTTGAAAACCCAGAGCATCCTTATACTAAAGGTCTTTTAGCTTGTAGACCGTCACTGGTAGAAAATACAAAGAGACTTCTTACTGTTGAAGACTTCGTAGGTGGAGTTGCTGCTGATGAGAAGAACCTTGAGCCTTTAAAGAAAGAAATCAAGGTTGCTAGAGAAATTGATGAAAACGAGAATCCTGTCATTCTAGAAATCAAAGGATTCAAAAAATACTTCCCAATTAAGGGTGGGCTATTTGGAAGAACAGTCGATCACTTCAAAGCGGTAGATGATGTTAATATTAAAGTTAGAAAAGGTAGAACTTTAGGGCTTGTTGGTGAGTCAGGATGTGGGAAGACGACTTTAGGTAGAAGTATCCTTAGATTGATTGAGCCAACTGAAGGTGAAGTTTTCTACCATGGACAAGATATTACAAAGATCACTCCAGAAGAGATGAGAATACTTAGAAGAAAGATGCAGATTATCTTTCAAGATCCGTACTCATCACTAAATCCAAGAATGACTATTGGAGATATTATTACTGAGCCAATGGTTATCCATAATATTGGAAACTCTAAGAAAGAAAGGTATCAAGTTGCCGCTGACCTACTTGAAAAAGTTGGCCTTAAAGGTGATCACCTAAATAGATATCCACACGAATTCTCAGGTGGACAGAGACAAAGAATTTGTATCGCCAGAGCACTTGGACTTAAGCCTGAGTTCATCATTTGTGATGAGTCTGTTTCGGCCCTAGACGTTTCAGTACAGGCCCAAGTTCTAAACCTACTACAAGATCTTCAAGATGAATTTGACCTTACTTACATCTTCATTTCTCACGACTTGTCAGTTGTTAAGTATATCTCTGATGAGATTTGCGTTATGAATAAAGGTAAGATTGTAGAGTATGCAACGTCTGACGAAATCTATAAGAATCCAAAAGATCCTTATACGCAAAAATTACTTGGCGCTATTCCGAAAGGGATTCCAAAAGAGCTTCTTCAAGATCAACAATAA
- a CDS encoding serine protease, with amino-acid sequence MMITSLKCLPKNLLLLTFTFALVISCGKNDETSSSDPALFDSQIIIGSVDWKEISDLSTTNSIRKASSPVADVTLPVMGSRCTGFLISEDVLMTNEHCIPSAAYAEGVTASFRHLKGVSESNWEEYDCSTFLMNNAEFDFALLKCSGSPGRKFGFVEIDSSHKSTGTSVYIVQQNCDYYSSRNCDWTKKYSKGSITEVADEYTHNADTLGGSSGSPMFDASSHKVVGLHHAGLGNNGMGRGYENYAVKMSEIVPVINARFPSLLGGGTPSSGDQTEDNNTLSKAFSLKGSSETLSGLSVESSDDLDYYSLKAARGAQVSVSVKFSHSKGDLDVYLVNSSGGVVKKVESSSDNEEFSYVSTGEKVYFVVFGYKGAVNTYKMHVTVSSQNVENDSFETAKALDTNHSEDYSLSKNENDFFSFEVSRTSSVSVKIEFTHSRGDLDMKIFDKNKKVVASSLSTKNVEEVTKSLAKGKYYVQVYGYKGAANDYSLTIRD; translated from the coding sequence ATGATGATCACCTCATTAAAATGCCTACCAAAGAACCTTTTACTTCTAACATTCACTTTCGCCCTTGTTATTTCATGTGGAAAAAACGATGAGACAAGCTCAAGTGACCCGGCCCTTTTTGATTCTCAAATCATTATTGGATCTGTTGATTGGAAAGAAATTTCCGATCTATCAACGACAAATTCTATTAGAAAAGCATCTTCTCCTGTAGCAGATGTAACTTTACCAGTGATGGGCTCAAGATGTACGGGCTTTTTAATTTCAGAAGATGTTCTTATGACTAATGAGCATTGTATTCCTTCGGCTGCCTATGCTGAAGGTGTGACGGCAAGCTTTAGACACCTCAAAGGGGTTTCAGAATCTAATTGGGAAGAGTATGACTGTAGTACCTTTCTAATGAATAATGCTGAGTTTGATTTCGCACTTTTAAAGTGTTCGGGAAGTCCGGGAAGAAAGTTTGGGTTTGTTGAGATCGATTCTTCTCATAAAAGCACAGGGACTTCAGTTTATATTGTTCAACAAAATTGTGATTACTACTCTAGTCGAAACTGTGATTGGACTAAGAAATATTCCAAGGGAAGTATTACTGAAGTAGCAGATGAGTATACACATAATGCTGATACTTTAGGGGGATCATCAGGATCACCAATGTTTGATGCCAGTTCTCATAAAGTCGTTGGTCTCCATCACGCAGGCCTTGGAAATAATGGAATGGGGAGAGGTTACGAGAATTATGCCGTAAAGATGAGTGAAATTGTACCAGTGATAAATGCGAGATTTCCAAGTTTACTTGGTGGTGGAACACCAAGCTCTGGAGATCAAACAGAGGATAATAATACTCTTTCAAAAGCATTTTCACTAAAGGGATCTAGCGAAACCCTAAGTGGACTTAGCGTTGAGAGCTCTGATGACCTAGATTATTACTCATTAAAAGCTGCACGTGGAGCACAAGTCTCTGTCTCTGTTAAATTCTCTCACTCAAAGGGAGACCTAGATGTTTACTTAGTAAATAGCTCAGGTGGAGTTGTAAAGAAAGTTGAATCATCAAGTGATAATGAAGAATTCTCATATGTATCAACAGGGGAGAAAGTATACTTTGTAGTCTTTGGATATAAAGGTGCTGTAAACACTTATAAAATGCATGTAACTGTCTCTTCGCAGAATGTAGAGAACGACTCATTTGAAACAGCTAAGGCCTTAGATACAAATCACTCTGAAGATTATAGCTTATCAAAGAATGAGAACGACTTCTTTTCTTTTGAGGTCTCTAGAACAAGTAGTGTTTCTGTAAAAATTGAGTTCACTCATAGTAGAGGCGATCTTGATATGAAAATCTTTGATAAGAATAAGAAAGTAGTAGCGAGCTCTCTTAGTACTAAAAACGTTGAAGAGGTAACTAAGTCTCTAGCGAAAGGTAAGTATTATGTTCAAGTTTACGGATATAAAGGCGCAGCGAATGACTATAGTTTAACAATTAGAGATTAA
- a CDS encoding sodium:solute symporter family protein, which produces MKELNPSINLIDTISTLDWIVFCTVLILTGASVIWGMSKREKISQTQDESSTYLDLLLMGRQLTLPLFIATLVATWYGGIFGVTEIAFNQGIFNFVTQGAFWYVAYIIFAFFIINKISHMQAVTLPDLIGKMFGPKSAKLSAVFNFFNVLPIAYAISLGIFSQMIFGGELWLNTTIGVFFVLLYSMWGGFRAVVFSDLVQFFVMCLGVFLVLAMSVANFGGLGFLKESLPSSYFSLTGSVGIGTTLVWGFIALSTLVDPNFYQRCFAANSPKTAKKGILISTCIWFCFDICTTFGAMYAKATMPEANSAHAYLLYAAQILPDGLRGFMLAGILATILSTIDSYLFLAGTTLAYDLAPKRLRSKPMMHHLGVLLVGVLAIIMAQVFNGDIKTVWKTLGSLSAACLLFPVLFGYIFPGRISDKQFVTTCLLGVITTSYWRNATHQGFWQNVDELYIGVLTTGSTLVIFYFYPQFKQLASARKG; this is translated from the coding sequence ATGAAAGAATTAAATCCTTCTATTAATCTAATTGATACTATTTCTACTCTCGACTGGATTGTATTTTGCACAGTACTCATTCTCACTGGCGCAAGTGTCATCTGGGGAATGTCAAAAAGAGAGAAAATCTCTCAAACCCAAGATGAGAGTTCGACTTATCTAGACCTTCTACTAATGGGAAGGCAGCTCACACTTCCACTCTTTATCGCGACACTCGTAGCGACTTGGTATGGAGGAATTTTTGGAGTAACTGAGATAGCTTTTAACCAAGGGATATTTAACTTCGTCACTCAAGGGGCATTCTGGTACGTGGCCTATATTATTTTTGCTTTCTTTATCATTAATAAAATATCCCATATGCAAGCTGTGACACTACCTGATCTTATTGGAAAGATGTTTGGTCCAAAATCTGCTAAATTAAGTGCGGTATTCAACTTCTTCAACGTCCTGCCTATTGCCTATGCAATTAGCCTTGGTATTTTCTCTCAAATGATCTTTGGTGGTGAGCTTTGGCTAAATACAACAATTGGTGTTTTCTTTGTACTTCTCTACTCGATGTGGGGAGGATTTAGGGCGGTTGTTTTCTCTGACCTCGTTCAATTCTTTGTCATGTGCTTAGGCGTATTCTTAGTTCTCGCTATGAGTGTTGCGAACTTTGGTGGACTTGGGTTCTTAAAAGAGAGCTTACCTTCAAGTTATTTTTCCCTCACCGGTAGTGTTGGAATTGGGACAACATTAGTTTGGGGATTTATTGCTCTCTCTACCTTGGTCGATCCAAACTTCTATCAAAGGTGTTTTGCTGCAAACTCTCCTAAAACGGCCAAGAAGGGTATCCTAATCTCAACTTGTATCTGGTTTTGCTTCGATATTTGTACAACTTTTGGAGCTATGTACGCTAAGGCCACTATGCCCGAAGCCAATTCCGCCCACGCTTACCTTTTATATGCGGCACAGATTCTGCCAGATGGACTAAGAGGATTTATGCTCGCTGGTATATTGGCGACAATTCTCTCCACAATAGATTCATACCTCTTTCTAGCCGGGACAACATTGGCCTACGACTTAGCACCTAAGAGGCTTAGGTCTAAACCGATGATGCATCACTTAGGGGTTCTACTTGTAGGAGTTTTGGCAATTATAATGGCACAAGTTTTCAATGGTGATATTAAAACGGTTTGGAAAACTCTTGGAAGCCTATCGGCGGCTTGTCTACTCTTTCCAGTTCTCTTTGGATATATTTTCCCTGGAAGAATTAGCGATAAGCAATTTGTAACAACTTGCCTACTCGGCGTTATTACAACTTCCTATTGGCGCAACGCAACTCATCAAGGATTCTGGCAAAATGTTGACGAGCTCTATATCGGAGTTTTAACAACGGGAAGCACCCTTGTAATTTTCTATTTTTATCCACAATTTAAACAACTTGCCTCAGCGCGCAAAGGTTAG
- a CDS encoding response regulator has protein sequence MSKILIVDDEIQICEMMADLFESRGHDITVAHSGNKGAEVFSSGEFDLVISDVKMPDGDGFELARLIGESAPSFNKIIFVTGYLDVESAKLPENVKRVFKKPVRFKELLACVEEILS, from the coding sequence ATGAGTAAAATTTTAATCGTCGATGACGAAATTCAAATCTGTGAAATGATGGCCGATTTATTTGAGTCCCGTGGACATGATATCACTGTTGCGCACAGTGGTAATAAAGGTGCAGAAGTCTTCTCGAGTGGAGAGTTCGATCTGGTGATAAGTGATGTTAAAATGCCCGACGGTGATGGTTTTGAATTGGCCAGGCTAATAGGTGAGTCAGCTCCAAGCTTTAATAAAATAATTTTTGTGACTGGATATTTAGATGTCGAGTCCGCCAAGCTTCCAGAAAATGTTAAAAGAGTATTTAAGAAGCCAGTGCGTTTTAAAGAATTATTGGCGTGTGTGGAAGAGATTTTATCTTAA
- a CDS encoding YheT family hydrolase, which produces MPIISSSTLKPSKLLKNGHIQTLYPYFFRKVKDVSYSRKRLFTSDNDFLDIDISDVNSKKLLILSHGLEGSSDTQYIRGMTRHFNNVGIDVVSWNMRSCSGELNWTEKFYHAATISDLEMVIDFALAQKEYEEVYLLGFSLGAALTTNYLGLKAKSVNSKIKKAVVFSAPCDLKSSIKELSRPINKMYLENFLSTMRNKILEKHRTIGLSKVDIKDLSKIKTFQDFDNRFTAPLHGFIDANDYYEKGSCKDKIKNIAIPTLMVNAKNDPFLGDDCYPVHEAKENKNFFLEMPQSGGHVGFLESLRKDVLWSELRAQAFIFDDEIRRAE; this is translated from the coding sequence ATGCCTATAATTTCATCATCAACACTAAAACCATCAAAGCTTCTAAAAAATGGACATATTCAAACTCTTTATCCGTACTTCTTTAGAAAGGTAAAAGATGTTTCTTACTCAAGAAAGAGATTATTTACTAGTGATAATGACTTTTTAGATATTGATATTAGTGATGTGAATTCAAAGAAACTACTAATACTCTCTCACGGGCTGGAGGGTTCATCAGATACTCAATATATTCGAGGAATGACTAGGCATTTTAATAATGTTGGTATCGATGTTGTTTCTTGGAATATGAGAAGTTGTTCAGGTGAGTTGAATTGGACAGAGAAGTTTTATCACGCAGCAACTATTTCAGACCTTGAAATGGTCATCGACTTTGCTCTTGCACAAAAAGAATATGAAGAAGTATACCTTCTTGGCTTTAGCCTTGGCGCTGCTCTGACGACAAACTACTTAGGTCTTAAGGCTAAATCAGTTAATTCAAAAATCAAGAAGGCTGTTGTTTTCTCTGCTCCTTGTGACTTAAAGTCATCTATCAAAGAGCTTTCAAGGCCAATTAATAAAATGTACTTAGAGAACTTTCTAAGTACTATGAGAAATAAGATCCTTGAAAAGCATCGCACTATTGGCCTAAGCAAAGTCGATATTAAAGACCTTAGTAAAATAAAGACATTTCAAGATTTCGATAACAGGTTCACAGCTCCACTACACGGGTTCATTGATGCCAATGATTATTATGAAAAAGGTAGCTGCAAGGATAAGATCAAAAATATTGCAATTCCAACACTAATGGTTAATGCCAAGAATGATCCCTTTCTTGGAGATGACTGCTATCCTGTTCATGAAGCAAAAGAAAATAAGAACTTCTTCTTAGAGATGCCTCAGTCCGGTGGTCATGTTGGTTTCTTAGAAAGCTTGAGAAAAGATGTACTCTGGTCAGAGTTGAGAGCTCAGGCCTTTATATTTGATGATGAAATAAGAAGGGCCGAATAA
- a CDS encoding hydrogen peroxide-inducible genes activator — MTLTQLEYVVAVNKHRHFKKAAAECNVTQPTLSMQLQKLEDELGIIIFDRSKSPILPTIEGEKVIKQAQVVIKEYNRIFHILENSQGEVSGKFRLAVIPTLAPYIIPLFAKKFADNYPRVELVIEEFKTDEIIELLDKEEIDAAILVTPLQEPSLIERVLFFEPFYLFTSPDQDLYKKKKVRESDLSKNSLWLLNEGHCLRTQVLKVCTMNLEMSSYKNLRFESGNLETLKNLVVQSSGYTLLPYLATLDLSTQRKKMIREFHKPAPTREVSIVYGRTFLKEKIIDALEETIVSVLPKEIRSLKDGDLSIVDLY, encoded by the coding sequence ATGACTTTAACACAACTAGAGTATGTCGTTGCAGTAAATAAGCATCGTCACTTTAAAAAGGCAGCAGCAGAGTGCAATGTGACTCAGCCAACTCTAAGTATGCAGTTGCAAAAGTTAGAAGACGAGTTAGGGATCATTATTTTTGATCGCTCGAAATCTCCTATTCTTCCGACAATTGAAGGTGAGAAGGTTATTAAGCAAGCTCAGGTTGTGATCAAGGAGTATAATAGAATTTTTCACATACTCGAAAACTCACAAGGAGAAGTTTCTGGAAAGTTTAGACTTGCAGTTATTCCAACTCTCGCTCCCTATATCATTCCTCTCTTCGCTAAGAAGTTTGCCGACAACTATCCACGAGTAGAGTTAGTGATTGAAGAGTTTAAGACAGATGAAATTATTGAACTCTTAGATAAAGAAGAGATTGATGCTGCAATTTTAGTGACTCCGCTACAAGAGCCTTCATTAATTGAAAGGGTTCTCTTCTTTGAGCCTTTCTATTTATTTACATCTCCTGATCAAGATTTATATAAGAAGAAGAAAGTAAGAGAGTCAGATCTTTCTAAGAATAGTCTCTGGTTATTAAACGAAGGACATTGTCTTAGAACTCAAGTCTTGAAGGTTTGTACTATGAATCTTGAAATGAGTAGTTATAAGAATTTAAGATTTGAATCTGGAAACTTAGAAACATTGAAGAACTTAGTCGTTCAAAGTTCTGGCTATACTCTTCTTCCATATCTCGCAACTTTAGACTTGAGTACTCAGAGAAAGAAAATGATTAGAGAGTTTCACAAGCCAGCACCAACGAGAGAAGTTTCTATCGTATACGGAAGAACTTTTCTAAAAGAGAAGATAATTGATGCTCTTGAAGAGACAATCGTCTCTGTTCTCCCAAAGGAAATACGCTCTTTAAAAGATGGAGACCTCTCAATCGTCGATCTATATTGA
- a CDS encoding MraY family glycosyltransferase, with amino-acid sequence MTTTELGKYILDNSGFVLLVLALNFGILFLINASSSIKASILKDLIYIPARNRKENVLLLGGLAMAFSNIIVMHNIYSSDVVGTSDKFSALGYILGVFILTIQGYLDDKFELSIKARLIAQGFTLLTYSVFLHFIFPIQSSLAFILLIVIWGFGILNGSHIIETAQTMSIKVSTLILFYFFAVAYYFNFLHLSYIIALVWVPIACFWIFKLFKKNIRLGEIGPNVLALSYIFIATQVYLRLTGIMSQTSSLLIVLIPLSIPMGEVFFNLTKRLFQRSYKDTKRSNLFLHVLSNENERFVSHQITKIVSMYTLIMMTSFFIIAYYGGTAKYILAFFTTTLLLMASYFLQAKKCSVLSKEKRDFGNINNFSHDNGLIKKDLVETFDVDSENE; translated from the coding sequence ATGACTACTACAGAACTAGGAAAATACATTTTAGACAATTCTGGCTTTGTACTACTAGTGCTTGCACTTAACTTTGGGATTCTCTTTCTCATTAACGCTTCTTCGTCTATTAAGGCGTCAATACTAAAAGACCTTATCTATATTCCAGCTAGAAATAGAAAAGAAAATGTCCTCCTCCTAGGAGGGCTGGCCATGGCCTTTTCCAATATAATAGTTATGCACAATATCTACTCTAGTGATGTGGTGGGTACTAGCGATAAATTTTCGGCCCTAGGATATATTCTCGGCGTTTTTATTTTAACTATTCAAGGATACCTAGACGATAAATTTGAACTTTCTATTAAGGCCAGACTTATAGCTCAAGGTTTTACGCTCCTAACCTATTCTGTCTTTTTACACTTTATTTTCCCTATTCAGAGCTCTCTGGCATTTATTCTGCTAATAGTGATCTGGGGCTTCGGAATATTGAATGGCTCACATATAATTGAAACAGCTCAAACTATGAGTATAAAAGTATCGACTTTGATACTCTTCTACTTCTTTGCTGTCGCTTACTATTTTAATTTCTTACACCTAAGTTATATTATCGCACTTGTCTGGGTGCCGATTGCATGTTTTTGGATCTTTAAACTATTTAAGAAAAATATACGCCTAGGTGAAATTGGCCCTAATGTTCTGGCATTAAGTTATATTTTTATAGCAACTCAAGTCTATTTGAGACTTACAGGTATAATGTCACAAACGAGTTCGTTACTTATCGTACTCATTCCACTTTCCATTCCTATGGGTGAAGTTTTCTTTAATTTGACGAAGAGACTTTTTCAACGAAGTTATAAAGATACTAAGAGAAGCAATCTCTTTCTCCATGTACTTTCTAATGAGAATGAAAGGTTTGTTTCTCACCAAATTACAAAGATTGTAAGTATGTACACCCTGATTATGATGACTTCATTCTTCATTATTGCCTACTATGGTGGAACGGCTAAATATATCTTGGCCTTTTTCACGACAACTCTTCTATTAATGGCCTCTTACTTTCTTCAGGCCAAGAAATGCTCTGTGCTTTCGAAAGAAAAAAGGGATTTTGGAAATATTAATAATTTCTCTCACGACAACGGTCTCATTAAAAAAGATTTAGTCGAAACCTTCGATGTAGACTCAGAAAACGAATAG